The Flavobacterium sp. 140616W15 sequence ATAAGGATTAGCTCCTTCAGGATAATCATGTAAAGCACCATAAATTCCTTTTCCACCATGGTCATCTTTATGTAATAAATCTAAATTATCGTATGAATTATTACCTCCTCTATAAAGTGTTTTTTTATGGTGAACAACATGGTCTACTGGCACTTGTCCTTTTTTCATACGAGCAATATCTGCATCATTAAAACCACTATTCCTTAAAGATGTTTCATCTTTCACAAATCTTATTCTACCGCTTTTTTCAAATCTTTTTCTAAATTTTTCAACTTCTGCTTTACTTCTTTTTCTATAAGCACTTTTATAAAGCCCTAATTCATCAATCCAACTATTACTATCTCCAACATAATTATAAAACCCAAACTCTCCAGAACTAAGCCCAATTGGATCCTGACTTATATACCGCCCTTCCTCAGGGTCATAGTACCTAAAACGATTGTAAGCAAATCTTCTCTCTACTATACTCTCAATAAATTACCAGAACTTATTACTGTACAACTTTAAAAGTAGCTTATTTTTCTTTCCATAAAAATGCCTCCAAATAGTGCTTAACTTTTTTGGGGGCAGTTCAAATTAGTGGTTTTTATTATTTTAAATCATGCTGTAGGCACTAATCATGCAGACAACCCTCTTTAGTTTGAACTTGATAAAAGTCATAACTTTATTCATAAAAATAATGTTTTTTGTCTTGCACTTTATAGTGTTTTATTGCGTCTCGCATTTCTTTTAAGCTTCTTAAATCACCATCTATAAAATATGAACTACCACTTACTGTAAGGGCTTCAATATTTTTTAAATTATTCAAAAAACCTGAATCTTTCAAGGCAACAGAATTACTTAAAATCAACCACTCTAATTTCTCTAATACAGACACTAACTCAATATCATCTATTTTTTTAGATGATACTAATTTTAATCTTTTAAGACTATCTTTTAAATACTGTATACCTTGTAAACTAAAACCTCGTCTCATATAATTAAATTCTAAAAACTCAAGACTAGTATTATCTTTTAAAAATTCAAGATTTGTAATTATTCCTTGAACTATTGAGAGAGTATTCAATTTTTTGAAATTAGAAAAAACATCAATATTGCAAAAATCATCATTTGCTGAACCAACTCCAATTGTTTTTAGGTTGACTAATTTTTCGAGTCCTATGATGTTTTTAGAATAAGAAAAACTCAACCAAGTCAAATTTTCTAAATTTGAAAAATCAATAATGTTTTTTTTATCAGAACCTATAATTAACAATTCCATATCCTTCAAAAATTTTAATCCCTCATAGTTTTGAATTTGGTTGCATGCTCCCATGTGCAGTTCTTTTAAAAAAGGAATTTCTTTTAAAAAATTTAGATCTTTTAGATTATACCCATTAGGATTCGGAATAAGTGTTAAATTATTAATTTTCCTCTCTTTCACAAATGCTATGTTAGCCTCTAATTCATACGAATTAAAGTAAAATGTTGGCTCACTTGCCAAATTCGGTTTTCTATACTGTTCTTCTATATTCATCTTTTATAAAATTTTTAAATATATGGCGCACCGAGCGAGTTAATATTATTATAATTACGTGGGTTCTGAGGACTAGCTCCACCAGTATCCGCAATCCCCTGAGCTTCGCCTTTCAATGCCCCCATACTATTTGGATGATTGGTTTGACTTTGTATACTAAAGGTTTTACCTTGATTTAAAGGATCATTTTGTAATCTTTCTAGATTTATTTGCTCTTACTCCTTTTACATCTCCTACTCCATGATATGGTATTCCATCTTGATCAACAATTACATAGTGTTGTCTCGTTTTTTTGCTATCTACAGAATTTCCATGTGTGTCATTTTTCTTTTTCTTTTTCTTTCTTCCAGGTTTTTTCGCAAATTTTCCATCTTTCTTTCTATATGAATTTGCTAACCCAAATACATCAACTCCCAGTGTTGGATTTTCTACATAATTATAAAACCCAAACTCTCCAGAAGCCAAGCCAATTGGATCCTGACTTAT is a genomic window containing:
- a CDS encoding HNH endonuclease signature motif containing protein, with the translated sequence MKDETSLRNSGFNDADIARMKKGQVPVDHVVHHKKTLYRGGNNSYDNLDLLHKDDHGGKGIYGALHDYPEGANPYGAKYN
- a CDS encoding RHS repeat-associated core domain-containing protein; amino-acid sequence: MAERRFAYNRFRYYDPEEGRYISQDPIGLASGEFGFYNYVENPTLGVDVFGLANSYRKKDGKFAKKPGRKKKKKKNDTHGNSVDSKKTRQHYVIVDQDGIPYHGVGDVKGVRANKSRKITK